From Calliphora vicina chromosome 3, idCalVici1.1, whole genome shotgun sequence:
acattttataaatttaaaaatgctattttttaaaaaaaaggagtcATCACCAAAGTCGTAACCATTTTCTAAATAGCTAACCGCTGTTATGTATTCTTCATTTAAGGCTATTCATAAGTACGGTCATTATATCATGCAACTCTAAAACTGTACAAAAGTCATTCTCAAGAGCTGTaaattcctgcattatgttttgcataaaatataaatatgcttTTGATAATATTTCACGTTTATGATGTCAATGAAGAAGAAGAATCTTCATTGCCATCATAATCAGGAATTCCCATAAAACTTTTTATCACTTATTTTGttcctttcttcaaaaaatacatacacttttttgcataagttattactgtgtactaattagagtaagtaaattttcatttatagatATTACtgtcgaaaatttctatttagctggacaaattcaattttagcttgaaactggacagtcatcaaaaaagctggacaatccagccaagtccagcccgGCTGGCAACCCTATTGTAACCTTTTGTGAACAAACGCGGCATCTATCCATCCATCAATGGCtctcaaacacaaactaaatgacgcagattattaaaatttttatgggagtcaactgacagatgcctgttgacataagcagtgttgccctttaaGTTAAGAGccggaaaattcaaaaagtaccggaCTTATTAACCCACGCtcttataaacaatttttacattcaaattggagttttttatcaaaaattattaaaataattaatgaattatTGATGTATTAGATGCTgtacagtggtatagaaaaaataatagagggaaataaatctgtaacttctagacgcttagtccgatttcaatgaattttgacgtgtgcaaagaggaagtgttgtcgagttttaGTTCTGAGTTTGGACAACATGGGCCCGCCAGATGTGCGACCAGGGATCcccaaaataggacacctcgggtatgttacatttttaaaacgatcctatttcttcgtttgggtttcgatttccaaaaaattcatttaaagaaCAACCTCGTCGAACACTATAAAAAACCTCGACGTAActatcaattatattttataacttagtatatattcgcattttaaaattaaattttaaaaatgtttacccaccctacaccagttttttgataatatcGGGACCAAATATTtctcgattttctccatttttttattttattaggctaacaacaaatgtatatgttaaACAGAAAGAGAATTGTTTCAAAATCATAACCGACATCAAAgtaatatgcattttaattttaaaaaaaattttaaacggcGATTTTCCGCtagtttttggagaaaaaaagtactttttactttttaagttatctatgaagatgtataaggaatttatattttctgaacAGCTAacattacataaaatattttaattgtacaaaattgcaaattttttaaaccgaGGGTACCAAGTCCATCTAAaatacgcctattttttatgtaaaattcaaatttagggcaaaaattctgaaatcgcatagtcgatatcagaatatagtaacccactttagatgaaaaaatatgttcttaattattttgcaaagggttccgataaccccgctcctggtatggatattatagccaaaatactaaaaaatcacatttttggtatttttcaacacttttttgggaattacaggattcctgattacaaatttaaaaaattggtttttatttttttcattttcaatagaaaaatttatataactgtgaaatttcattaaaaaatattcataaataaaaatttaatttcaatttgtatatgGGAAGTGAATGTAATAATACTATCTGCACTGTTTCTAGTTGCTAATTGTAATTTactaatttcaatgaaaaaagtttataaaaaaaaatttaattttgtttttgtgaatAATGTTATTGTTAAAACATTCTTTAAGGTATTTACAGACGACAATACTGTCTATTAAGGcatatagacggcaatactgagtattaatatttgtcaaaaactcaagtatcataatacaatttcatcgtctaaacaatatttgtattagattttcaaaaaatgcaaatgatttttttgatttacggtcggtattgaaaatttgtttaaaacaattcaaaaactttttattttcatatgtatcgggtatgtatttataaaaacaaataaggcaaacaaaaatttaaagaaaataaaatttgcagaaaaatatcaatgaaaaatatcgtgtaaacaagaaatatatttttcgaaacgatttcttgacataccaaaagatttcaataatattttaaatttgaaaagtgttaatactcagtattgctgtctataaatacctttaatgaTAGACAAACTTCTCTATTGATAGATATATAATTTGTCTACCTTACGATTTTGACTTggaaaattaattagggaaaacttaacaacttaaCTTAACAACTCAGAGATTTTCCCACTGACTATGTACTTCTTTTGGGACCATATGTAGACATTGGAACCAGAGACTCACTAGTACATCTCAATAATTTTGGTAGTTTTCTGAAGTAGATGTCGATAATGaaactgcatattttgttaacatgtgacgttatattaaaaaaattaaaaacaaaaaggtaaaaattcataacagttgGAAGAGTTGTCTTcaaattcttgtttttcttttttctcttcaaagacaaatataaaaatatagacgCTTCGTAGACAATGTCGCCAAAAAGTCACCAAAATAGTCGACAAAACTGGTTACTTGGAGACACTTGTCCCCAGGTTTCCTTTAAGGAttattgtttatgaataaaagtaaatactttaaagcaaaagttttaaaaaaaatttgtatattaaggAGGGAGGAACCGATGGAATTGATGTCAAATTGAAAAAAGACTAAAGGGCGAAATGAAGCTCTTGTCAAGACATGCTATATATTTTGATCGGTTTCAAATGGCGAAGCAATATACAAAAAATGGAGGTATTAAGGGGCGtggcaaaaaaataatttttacatttcttgAATCTTCATCAACTAATCTCTAATTCTAGAGGGTGACTAcatcaaattatttttgtatatggGGACCGACCCATGTACATACGAGTATTTTGAAAAACCTGAAAAAACTGACACATATTTATACCTCAGTTGATATTACAATTGTTAACCATATTTTATCGGCCTAATTTCTGGTTGAAGAAGGCTTTATAATAAAAGGAACTGCTTGCATTTTGtaatagtaattaaaataaaaaaatttaaaatttttaaagaaaatttaaaaaaatttaaaatattattattcaaaACCGGATTTTCTTTACAATCtgcgtttaatatttaaaaaaaaaacagtaattaAATCGAAATTTATGCACATTTGCAATATTTATtgaacaatatttatataaaatgcaaTTTGGAATGAAATGTAAAACACAGATGTTTGAATActtactttgatatttttatggttgatgtttatttttaactgttgaattttatgataCTGGCTATTaaactttaaatgtttttattttttaatctttAACTTTTTAAGCACTGACTGCTGATTTTTACAACAAATTCGTTTTGTAAggtttgcaattttttgtattttttttattttcaaatatttattctcATCTCTTAGATAAGATTTCTTTACACATGAATCTAATTCAAATTTATTGCACACATGTAGGtagtatattaaattattattaaatttatataaaaatcacatGCACTTGAccgttgtttatttattatatgaccgatatttagtatttttttatttttttatttaattatttttcgattcgttttaaaaaattgaattcaaGCATGAACAATCAACATTACGCGCACAACAGTGATGAGCAACTGAGTTGACAAACcgttaaaattgtaaacaaaaataaattcaaaaataaaactgaaaattaaCAATTAACAATCAACGTACTCAACTgattataaaatgaaataagaaaTCAATATCATGGAATTGAAGACAAGCAACGTTATTACATTAACAAAAAAGCACAAAATGCAACAACATGGAACaacagaaaaaatttcaaaagcaacatcaaaaaaaaaacaaacaacactgTTCAACAAACCGAAAATTATTTGTACAACTCTTTGCAAGTTGTACATTGAAAGTTAATGGTGACTAAATACAGGGGTATGTATAACTACATACACAGCAAGTGTTTTACTTCTTGTCGTGACACTGTGTTAGTGTTATGAAGGGTCATCagctcaaaatatttttaaaagaacacTACGATAATAACTTTACATTTTTagttcaaaattaaaaagatagaaaaaaataaaagcaattaaTATGCGTGGTCACATACATACATCGCTGCCACAATAACAATTTCGAGCACAACAACCCTcaaatgaaatacatatttcaacTACTTAAATATAGTTTTATGATTAAACAACACTACATGTATTCATTTGTAATATACTcgtagtattttatttattgtatcgaataattcttaatttatactCATTCATTGTTATTTTTGAGTTTGAGTTTTGTTCAAATGAATATTGATGCAAAATCACGTATTTTAAAACATCTTCAATACGTGCCATGCCACTAACACAATGCGTTCCattcaacaacaacagcaacaacaaatacaaatcattatgaacaattttaaacaaaaatccaaaTTACTGGGTAATATTGCAAAAAAACTaagtaaaaaaactaaaataatcagaaatgaaatgaaatatttgttgcTTAAAAAAGTGTTTGTTTCATAAAGTCTTTTGTTTTCGTCAGTACTGTAAAATAGGGAGGCTCCATTAGTATGGAGGAAAAATAAGGTGGCGATGAGTCGATgaattttagtttgtttgaggagaccatttctcaaaatgtttgtattgGTGTCAATATTTGATTAGGATCAAAAGTTccttttttaatggttttatgatttttttcatatatgggcaattccatatcatcgtacgtgacatttgtacgcctatagagtggaatagattttgcaaaaataaaagtatctaaaaaataatttggtctttatgttccatttatatattttaaaataataaaaagttctttcgaaatattgttgtccaaaatattgagcgaaatatcgtacgtgacataaaacggaactcattttgaggtacatttagaaatatgcgaaaattgtcgaatcgtgagaggcgttatgttttcttttaatttcttacactaaacgaaatattttccctttacaatccgtcatatttaaataaaaacaatctttggatgattttataataaataaaatttaatatcgaacgtgacataccgtacgtgacatatttttctcttataataaaacaatatacatatattctgtaaatatatgtacacaaaaactaaaaaaaataatagaaaatatacattggtttcaataaacaacttgacaatagcaaaaaaacaatcagagtcaaattcatttcatactacaagctaattgggagcctagttttcgccgcaattttagcctaaaacatacctaaaacattaaaaaaaaaaatataatcagtttaaactattatttttgtccttaaaatgttgtaatatgatctaaatactttcacatagcaacgttttattattttcttctattcaaaacattcttgaaaaaaagtttcaagggtttttgtgttatcagtcgtggtagcgattctcgtggaattgcccatatggggcatttcatgtcaagtgaaccaacttttgaaatcgatgtctttcgatCGGGATGAAAATTGCACCAacgttagttctattggatagtaattcttttgagcaaaaaaacattaaacatttgaattttgaaaaaaaaagttagatattgcaaaaaaaaaagcgaccactaagcgaccaaaagggtcttcaaggaaaatatctaagcttttgtttgacctaaaaaaaaattaaaaagggtccattttgaaaaaaacagccaactaagtttttgatttttccctCCACAAATAatcccccaaaaataaaatgaattaataataaaattagtacagaaagcaacaacaacgattTTTGAAATAAGGCCCCAAatttggggggttatttcattttatttttggggggttatttcatgccgccCTAAACTTGATGCAAAtttcgatcggaagacatcgattttaaaacttGGTTcctctaaaatatgaacttagtgaactaagctgttcagtttttcatttcgtgatcttGTGTCTTTTTTAAAggaattcaaaatttcaaaggagtacatttttataaaaatgttttaaaataattctgctcatcctactatgccaaatatggtgtcaaatgatcaagcagggttgtaaaatttttcgtattatttttattttatactgctaggatcaaaagatgttaaaaatgtcctttaaaattgttatcctttaatatcctttcaGATTGATAAGATAtaagaaaagataaaatatacatattatatatcactgTTAGGGTTTGGGGCCCGGGAATTTCCGCCcgggaaatatatttattaaaaaaataaaattaattaaaaaaaacattaatatatttaaatataacatctctgtttgatgaatggcttgttacaaatattagtggaggttttaaaccccattaaggatacagtagaagcattaagccgaaatCAAACCATTTTGCTGATAGGTGATACTATAATTATCACTCTTCATGAACAGCTGTTATCTAAATAttctaatatttctcaaaaaattgttcatgtaattaaattaaacctaaaaacttcaacattttaagataaattataatataatttcaaatttatgaaCGCTTATTTGACCgaggtttccgaaatacaaatggagcaacattttaaaaaccaattagaatattcaatctatattgaaaaggaaaacaataaacatttaaaatcaaatgctacaagttttaagcgggaattagatttatttgaagtagcaattggagaaaaaattgtgattgtctttataatgctttactaacgataaagccaacatctgtttaaagcgaaagagttttctcgtcgaatgatttattgaatgcattagttattttgataaatcaatttttttttaaaaaaaaattctatgacGGACATATAACATTAGCAGAAACCAAAATCAAAATACTTTAGAACTTACTCTTGCTTCATATAGTTTACTCTTTGTAAACTATATGAAGTAATTTTGAACttgatgaatttaattttaaaatatgtatattttatataaaaaaatacaatagaaaatataacagaaaaatcaaaagaaagaagCTAGGTAGTGCATTACAAATCCCATTAACATATTAATCGGTATCGAATTATAAAAGTACGTTCACAATTCATAACCCTTTATCTGGCCATGTAACAGAAATGTCACATACCCAAAAATTGCCTATATATTGCTGTGTTTTatcaatataattattttaggtTTTGTAACATAATTAGTACAAACTGTACTCaataacaaagaaataaaatgtaaCGGGACAATATTATTATCACATGTTTTTCTGTGCCAAAAGGTTAttgctgaaaaaaatttcaaaccatAACAAGTGTTTAAGTTTTCAGTGTGAAAATCAGATTTGtgttatacatattattttcttgGTTTATAATAAGTCCGTAAGTATGtaataaagtgattttcataaaatacaaCTGAAAGCAAACCATATTCTAATTGTATTTGGTTAATTTCAGTTTGTTACATTTATGTCACATTGCACagtaatgtgtttttttttcgtagCCTACATGTAAATATGTCGCTGACGAATgcgaaaattttagaaattcttGAGGAAAGTGAGGATGGACTTGACTTTGACGATGATAGTGTGGCTGATCCTGAATATTCGGTAGATGTAGAAGACTCCATTTTTGAAGATGTTGCTCATGATCCTGAATATACTGTAGATGCACAAGACGCCATTATCGAAGATGTTGCTCCAGATATTAACGATATAATAGAATGTGTAGGAAATGAAGCAGCAGAAAGTAGGCAATGCCAAAAGAAGCGTTATGAGAACATTCTTTGGAAAAAGAAAAACCTTGTTCTAAATGAGCAACAACTGATATTCAAAGGGAATACAACATTGCCCGAAGAAATAAAAAGCCTTAGCACtccaatacaatattttttttacttcctTTCAAAAGAAATGTTGCAATACATTGCTGatgaaacaaatttgtatatcaCGCAAAAGGACATCAGTGATACATTTCGCGTAGCACAAATAGATATTCAACAATTTATTGGCATTGTGTACATGATGTCGTTGGTACAGCTTCCTAATGCATCCAGTCACTGGAGCAACAGCATTGGGACCACAAAAATACGAGAAGTgatgcctttaaaaaaatttgaaaaaattagacGGGTAATTCACTTCAATGATAACACCAAAAATCTGGCTGCAACCGACAAAAATTATGATAGAATGTTTAAAGTCCGGCCAGTCATAGacgaattaaataaaaattttcgtaaAGTTCCTCTTGAACCACATCTTTGTGTCGATGAACAGATGTGTTCTACCAAAGCCAGAAACCATCTAAAGCGTTACATACCTAACAAACCCCATAAATGGggttataaaatatatgtactatGTGGGTCTTCGGGATTCGCTTATAAAATTGAGCCAGAAACTGGAAAGGAAAATGTTATTGAGAGCAACGAACCTGACCTAGGCGCATCTTCAAATGTAGTCATGAGACTGGCGCGAATCATTcccagaaaacaaaattttcaactatATTTCGAcaattattttacttctttgCCTCTCCTCGCCTATTTAGCTAAAGAAGGAATTTTTAGCGTAGGAACGATAAGAAGAAACCGTATTCAAAATTGTAAACTTCCACCTGAAAAGGAAATGATTAAGAACAATAGAGGATCTTTTGTAGAGTTTGTTTGTAGCGTTGAAGGAATTGAAATTGCAACAGTCTCATGGAAGgacaacaaaattgtaaatcTGGCTTCTACTTTCATTGGTGAAATCCCAAAACGTCCAGTAAAGAGATACGACAAAGCTCAAAAAAAGTATATTGAAATAGAACGTCCTTCCATTGTTGGCCAATATAATGCGCACATGGGAGGTGTAGATCTCATTGACGCTATTATGGGAAGATACAAAATTCAGCTTCGCAGTAAAAGGTGGCAAGTTCGATTATTTTACCACTTTTTAGATTTAGTAATGGCGAACTCATGGCTATTGTACAAAAAGAACAGTGCAGCCAATAAAACACACAAGTTGTTATCTTCTGCAGAATTTCGTCTGCAGATTGCTGAAACTCTTTTGAAGCTCGATAccaaatctaaaataaaaagaacGAGATCAATTGAACCTGATTTACAAGCAAAAAAGTCCAAAGGACCGGCTCAACATGCTCCACCACAAGCTGTACGTCTAGACCAGGTTGGTCATTGGCCAGTCTGGGCGGAAAAGAGAATACGGTGCAAAATGCCAAATTGCCAAGGCGTGTCACAAACTTTATGCGAAAAATGTGGTGTTGCATTGTgctataacaaaaataataactgCTTCCGTGCATTCCAtctatcataaaatatttgcaacTTTTCAGGCAATGTAACATTTCTGTAACAcaccagttttttttaaattaacaagaaaaaaatatttttttaaaatttctgaataaatatgtgtttttattttagtattagtaatagaaaaataactttttgcaCTTAAAATAACATGTTGCCAGATAAAGggataaaattttgtgacacttaattgctcttttactctattaccgctaatatttaattttatagtaacaagtgacctccaaatattttaacaaacttttttttggttttatgtgagtacaattgaattgtaatgcattggttttcttttttttttaataaaattacacaattttataaaataattttcttttttacttatttttctagttgaaaaaacattcccgggattcccggaaatgaaatttttcataaaataaaattatccgggaaaccccaaaccctaatcACCGCATAAGAAATTGCgccttcttttcaaaaatgtataaaatgtttaagaatttaatattttatagaagactttttccaaaaatatggaATACAAAATGATAAcaaatttgttggaaaattttaatttttaaaatgtaataaaagttttgtttatgtatcgtttttaatgaaatttcacagttatataGAAATTCAATCAAAATGCAAACGTGAAAAAGAAATTAGTGAATTGTTTTAGACAAtaccacaattcccaaaaaaacttttcaaaaatgttgacgTTACAGAGGCTCGGGCAATAAATTTCCTTAGCTAAATATTTAGGAACATATTGGgtcatacaaaaatgatttcgatTATGTGTTTGAAATCAGCAATGGGATTAGAGAAAAATtggcataaattttaaatttacataaaaaataggtctaattcggaaggctctgtacttcccaaaatgttacctttcagaaaaatataaacacattatttatattgttttgttttctgtataactaaacATTAACGTAATTACTTTTTTCTCGAAAAacctactttttatttttttttaatttaatgcaattCCTAATACatactaataaatttgttgttaattaaaaaatatacatatgtatatttgaaaaaaatcgggaGAGATTTGGATCTGCTTTAGCAAAAATCCAGACTAAGGTGGGTAAAATACATGAAAAatcaaatgtgaatatctcgtaaactgTATATCTCTTGTTGTAGATTATACACATATACAAATCTTCCAAATAGGATcgagaacaaacatttttatattataaattaaatttcataatacTCGTATCCAGTGATGCCAAGTGTAGggaattttccctttttgtatggattttttccaaaatttcgcaTGTAGGGAAAAAGGGAAAGATTTCTTACTTTTGTCTAATTGTAGGAATATTTTGCAATGGCAATTTaagactatattttttttatttcatattttatttattgtattttcacaaataatgttcaaatcttaaatctaaatattaatttttatttacgtcccaccacagttggacgaaaaattatgtttaatttatagattctatcatcagcgcaggtctgttggattccttcttcttagtcggatgtagccattacttctcattaatgttcgtgcaagtgggtttgggtgaacttttaactttttcaaatatgactccgcttgttatacccttcaccttcgtgagaagggtatatataagtttgtcattccgtttgtaatttctacatttctcatttccgaccctataaaatatatatattctggatcctcatagatagcggagtcgattaagccatgtccgtctgtctgttcgGGATCTaaatctgtcagacatgctttcgagaagtttgctatttcaaatcagcaaaatcggtccacaaatggctgagatatgaggaaaaaaccaggacaacctcgatttttgacctatatctggattactaagtcattaactatagacaatatggatatctaatgatagatatttcaaagacctttgcaacgacgtatataagaccatagtaagttcgacctacaatgggtcaaaatcggaaaaaatatttttttagccgaatttttttttcaccaaaaaaagttttaaaaaaaaatttggaaaatttaaaaaatttataaaaaaacaattcaaaaaattttatttttcaaaaaatgaaaaaaactttacctaaaaatatttaaagtttttattttgaagtataattggtgaagggtagataagattcggcacagccgaatatagctctcttacttatttgttataccctacaccaccatagtggggagggtattatgcgtttgtgcagatgtttgtaacgcccaaaaatattagtctaacacccatcttaaagtataccgatcgacttagaatcactttctgagtcgattaagcgatgtccgtccgtccgtccgtctggtcggctggctggctggctggctgtccatgtaaaccttgtgcgcagagtacaggtcgcaattttgaagatatttcgatcaaatttgttacatattattttttcggcccaaggaccaagcctattgaaactggctgaaatcggtccattatttcacctagccccatacaaatatcctcccgaaattgaacttcatcggtcataaatgtttaatttatatatgtatctccacaaattccgctccaaataagttttatatacacaaaattgatgtcactaaattttgttacgatcggtccataattagtcatagctcccatatagacccgcttccgaaaatcactttaacgtgcataaatcgcttaaaaatgttggtaaacacacaaaattcaacatagttaactttaatatagacataaatcacacgaccgaattttatggtgatcggtccgtaattggtcatagcacccatataaggcccacttccaaaaatcactcaaaaatataaattgttgaaattttaaaagaaacattttgtttgctcttttacttagtgtagggtattatatggtcgggcttgaccgaccatactttcttacttgttttttatttcaatttttcaccagggagacatctaggtccttatgaatgttaatatttctcacata
This genomic window contains:
- the LOC135955522 gene encoding piggyBac transposable element-derived protein 2-like; this translates as MSLTNAKILEILEESEDGLDFDDDSVADPEYSVDVEDSIFEDVAHDPEYTVDAQDAIIEDVAPDINDIIECVGNEAAESRQCQKKRYENILWKKKNLVLNEQQLIFKGNTTLPEEIKSLSTPIQYFFYFLSKEMLQYIADETNLYITQKDISDTFRVAQIDIQQFIGIVYMMSLVQLPNASSHWSNSIGTTKIREVMPLKKFEKIRRVIHFNDNTKNLAATDKNYDRMFKVRPVIDELNKNFRKVPLEPHLCVDEQMCSTKARNHLKRYIPNKPHKWGYKIYVLCGSSGFAYKIEPETGKENVIESNEPDLGASSNVVMRLARIIPRKQNFQLYFDNYFTSLPLLAYLAKEGIFSVGTIRRNRIQNCKLPPEKEMIKNNRGSFVEFVCSVEGIEIATVSWKDNKIVNLASTFIGEIPKRPVKRYDKAQKKYIEIERPSIVGQYNAHMGGVDLIDAIMGRYKIQLRSKRWQVRLFYHFLDLVMANSWLLYKKNSAANKTHKLLSSAEFRLQIAETLLKLDTKSKIKRTRSIEPDLQAKKSKGPAQHAPPQAVRLDQQLQSLSVRGLKWPRDQASHNQMRMAAYRCDSVSEIFQLYLKCSNHNGMAHVTSLKAAMPTRIPYPCEIFGDNLTSSGFVNPYEKRAKDVCENN